The Ancylothrix sp. D3o genome segment AGTTTAGTGCCAACTCCTCCGAATTATTTGGCTTTACTGGATTGTGTGAAGATGTCGCTGTTGCTGCAAGAATGGTGTCAGGCTTATGATTATTTGTTGGTGGATATGTCGCCGGTGGTGGGGGTGACGAATGCTCAAACGGTGGTGCCAAAGCTGGATAGGATGGTTTTGGTAGCTGGGGTGGAACGGGCTACTCGTTCGTCTCTGTCTGAAGGAATAGAGGTTTTGGCGGGATGTCGGTGTAATATGGCTGAGATGGTGGTTAATTTTGTTGACCGGCCCCAAAATGTGTATTATTCTGCTTATTATTCGTACTAGACGAAGCCGGTGGTTAATTAGGCTGCCTCAAAACTGGATGGGAAAAAATCTCTGTCTCGAACTCAGGAAATTTTGGGTAATTTTTTGAGGATAAAATAGGGGTGCTTTAGAGTTTTTCAAGAAAAGTTTTAATTAGGAAAAATTTATGAAAAAGGCTTTGATTTGTGGCATTTCCGGTCAGGATGGGGCTTATCTGGCGAAGTTATTAATTAGTAAGGGTTATGAGGTGATAGGGGCATCACGAGATGCTCAAATTTCGTCTTTTCGCAATCTTTTACGGTTGGGAATTCGGGAAGATGTGAAGTTGGTTTCAATGTCTTTGACGGATTTTCGGAGTACGTTGCAGGTGTTGAGTAAAGTTCAACCTGATGAGGTTTATAATTTGGCCGGTCAAAGTTCGGTGGGGTTGTCTTTTGATTTGCCGGTGGAGACTTTGGAAAGTGTGGCGACGGGGACTTTGAATTTGTTGGAGGCGATTCGTTTTAACGGTGGGAATATTAAGCTTTATAATGCGAGTTCAAGTGAGTGTTTTGGGGATACGGGAGATAAACCGGCGGATGAAATGACGCCTTTTCGTCCGAGAAGTCCCTATGCAGTGGCGAAGGCAACGGCCTTTTGGGAGTTGGCAAATTATCGAGAAGCTTATGGTTTGTTTGCCTGTTCTGGTATTTTATATAACCATGAGTCACCGTTGCGTCCTGAGCGTTTTGTGACGCAAAAGATTGTTGCTTCTGCTTGTCGAATTGCTAAGGGAAGTCAGGAGAAGTTACGGTTAGGAAATATTTCGGTTAAGCGCGATTGGGGTTGGGCTCCGGAGTATGTGGAAGCGATGTATTTGATGTTGCAGCAAGAGGCTGCGGATGATTATGTGATTGCGACGGGTGAGAGTTATTCTTTGGAGGATTTTGTCGTGCAGGCGTTTAATTGTGCCGGTTTGAATTGGCAGGATCATGTGATGATTGATGAGAGTTTATATCGTCCGACGGAGTTGGCGGTGGGGAGGGCAAATCCTGCTAAGGCGAAAGAGAAGTTGGGATGGGAGGCGAAGTATAAAATGCCTGATGTTGTGCGGATGATGGTTGAGGCAAAGTAAGAGGGAATTTAAGTTAAAAATATTGGCTTGTTTTCCCGATTTAACAATTTTGGCTAGTCAGAAAAGATTAGTAATAAATAATGATGATTTTAAAATTTTCTCAAAAAATCATCATTATTTATTGCAGTTTTATTTTTTTGGAAAGCCCCATAAATGCAACTGAATTTTATCAGAGCGCATCTAATTCATTGCGTTAAAATACTGACTAAATTTGTCTTAATTCAATTGGCCGGCCCGTTGCCGCCATTTGTGAGAAACTTTCTTATTTTGCCAGTAAAGCCTTATTTTTATAACCGCTCGCAAAAAAGCATTCTTAGGAAGGTATCTAAAATTTTGGAGAATCGGGGAAGCAGTGATAGCATCGGGATAAAAAAAATTGCCCCTCATCCATCACCCCTCCCTATCAGCCATTCTCGATCAACCAAGCGCATAGGCGGACTTTAGCGCCCAGATAATCAGAAATACTACACCGCCTAAAACCACTACTGAAGAGATGGCGACGGCAATGGGGCTATCTGCCCCTGGAAACTTCATAATTCCGCGATTTAAGTCAGACATAGGTTTCCAGTTGTTTACCTTGTTTCCGTTATTTCCGTTCAACTCAACTCCCCAGAGACTAGGGAATTGTTTTTATTTTATACCACTTAGCAAAAACGCTGCTAGAGATATAAATCTTAAAACCCTTGTAGATAAAGGATTTTTAGCCCTTTAAAATCTAAAAGTTAAACTCTAAAATTCTCTAATTCTCGCGGATGGACGCCTGTTGATGGCAAAGATGCTAAAGAAAAATTTATGTGGCGGCAGAATTTGGACATTAAAATATGTTAAACTCATAAAGCTGACCAGGAACTCTATCCGCCGGCCTACGCCCTATGGCACACCCCGGCCTCGCGCCCGGTCAAATATCGTACAAACAGGGACTTGACTCTATTTTATAGATGGGCAAAAAGCCAATCATTGCCGTATCTCACCTAGGCTGTGAGAAAAACCGCATCGATACGGAACATATGCTCGGTTTGCTCGTACAAGCCGGCTACGAAGTCGATAGCAACGAAGAAATAGCCGACTACGTTATCGTTAACACTTGTAGTTTCATCCAAGCCGCCCGCGAAGAATCGGTGCGAACCTTGGTAGAACTCGCAGAAGCCAATAAAAAAATCGTGATCGCCGGCTGCATGGCGCAGCATTTCCAAGAGCAACTCCTCGAAGAGTTGCCAGAGGCGGTTGCTTTAGTTGGCACCGGCGACTATAACAAAATTGTGCAAGTTATCGAGCGAGCAGAAAGTGGTGAACGGGTCAAAGAAATTAGCCCCGAACCTACTTACATCGCCGACGAAACAACCCCCCGCTATCGCACCACCACCGAAGGAGTCGCCTACCTGCGGGTTGCTGAAGGATGCGATTATCGATGCGCTTTTTGCATAATTCCTCATTTACGGGGAAATCAAAGATCGCGCTCGATAGAATCGATTGTCGCGGAAGCCCAACAGCTAGCCGCAGAGGGTGTTCAGGAAATTATATTAATTTCCCAAATTACCACCAACTACGGACTCGACCTTTATGGCGAGCCAAAGTTGGCCGAATTGTTGCGGGAACTGGGTAAAGTCGATGTGCCTTGGATAAGGATGCACTACGCCTATCCCACCGGCCTCACTCCCAAAGTGATCGCAGCGATGCAGGAAGTCCCGAACATCTTGCCCTACCTCGATTTACCGTTGCAGCATTCCCATGCCGAAGTGTTGCGGGCCATGAATCGCCCCTGGCAAGCGGGTGTCAACGACACCATTATCGAGCGTATCAAAACGGCAATCCCCAATGCTGTACTGCGGACAACATTTATTGTGGGATTTCCGGGGGAAAATGAAAAACACCATGAACATTTGCTACAATTTGTTAAGCGACATGAATTTGATCATGTAGGTGTCTTTACATTTTCTCCAGAGGAGGGGACACCAGCTTACAGTTTGCCTTCCCAACTGCCGCAAGAAGTGATGGATGCCCGCCGGGATGCCATCATGGAAGCGCAGCAACCAATTTCGCTGAAAAAAAATCAAGCAGAAATTGGCAAAGTGGTAGATGTATTAATCGAGCAAGAAAATCCTGAAACGGGCGAATTAGTAGGGCGCAGTGCCCGCTTTGCGCCTGATGTAGATGGTTTAGTTTACGTTCAGGGGTCGGCTCGGCTGGGTTCAGTAGTGCCGGTGAAAATAATCAACGCAGATATCTACGATCTGTATGGTCATGTAGCGACGGCAGCAGACTTGTTGCCAGTGGCTATGTCCGCACAGCGTTAGGAATTGTAAAAAATGTTGCGAAATACTTAACAATAGTTTACAATAGAGTTAAGATTACGCAAGAAGAATCGTTTGGGTGCGAGCCGACTCTCTAAGGTTCGATACCGGTCTATCAGAGATACCTGAAGCTCGATCCAAAGATTCATCCAAACCTCACGCTGTATAAAGTGACTGGGAATTAGTGGCTAGAAATTAGTGAAAAAATTTGGTAAGTGGTAAAAAAACCAAGAACCAATAAAGGGCTAATAGCTAATGACCAATAACCCATCACCAACAAAGTGCATTGAAAGAGTATAAGGTTTATAGGAGATTAAATGGATTTGACATTTGCAAGCTTAGGTCTCTCTGATGCTCGTGTTAGCCAACTAGAGAAACTAGGTTTCACAGCCCCGACGGCCATT includes the following:
- a CDS encoding GDP-mannose 4,6-dehydratase; this encodes MKKALICGISGQDGAYLAKLLISKGYEVIGASRDAQISSFRNLLRLGIREDVKLVSMSLTDFRSTLQVLSKVQPDEVYNLAGQSSVGLSFDLPVETLESVATGTLNLLEAIRFNGGNIKLYNASSSECFGDTGDKPADEMTPFRPRSPYAVAKATAFWELANYREAYGLFACSGILYNHESPLRPERFVTQKIVASACRIAKGSQEKLRLGNISVKRDWGWAPEYVEAMYLMLQQEAADDYVIATGESYSLEDFVVQAFNCAGLNWQDHVMIDESLYRPTELAVGRANPAKAKEKLGWEAKYKMPDVVRMMVEAK
- the rimO gene encoding 30S ribosomal protein S12 methylthiotransferase RimO gives rise to the protein MGKKPIIAVSHLGCEKNRIDTEHMLGLLVQAGYEVDSNEEIADYVIVNTCSFIQAAREESVRTLVELAEANKKIVIAGCMAQHFQEQLLEELPEAVALVGTGDYNKIVQVIERAESGERVKEISPEPTYIADETTPRYRTTTEGVAYLRVAEGCDYRCAFCIIPHLRGNQRSRSIESIVAEAQQLAAEGVQEIILISQITTNYGLDLYGEPKLAELLRELGKVDVPWIRMHYAYPTGLTPKVIAAMQEVPNILPYLDLPLQHSHAEVLRAMNRPWQAGVNDTIIERIKTAIPNAVLRTTFIVGFPGENEKHHEHLLQFVKRHEFDHVGVFTFSPEEGTPAYSLPSQLPQEVMDARRDAIMEAQQPISLKKNQAEIGKVVDVLIEQENPETGELVGRSARFAPDVDGLVYVQGSARLGSVVPVKIINADIYDLYGHVATAADLLPVAMSAQR